From Phycodurus eques isolate BA_2022a chromosome 13, UOR_Pequ_1.1, whole genome shotgun sequence, a single genomic window includes:
- the kiss1ra gene encoding KISS1 receptor a, translating into MDVTSTFPSERNSTEPSLWMNSSEANFSRGIRDYDGGKQRWDVATEEEGEQHPFLTDAWLVPLFFSLIMLVGLVGNSVVIYVISKHRQMRTATNFYIANLAATDIIFLVCCVPFTATLYPLPGWIFGNFMCKFVAFLQQVTVQATCITLTAMSGDRCYITVYPLKSLRHRTPRMAMIVSVCIWIGSVILSTPILMYQRIEEGYWYGPRQYCMERFPSKTHERAFILYQFIAAYLLPVLTISFCYSLMVKRVGRPTVEPGDNNYQVNLLSERTISIRSKVSKMVVMIVLLFALCWGPIQIFVLFQSFYPDFRATYATYKIKTWANCMSYANSSVNPIVYGFMGASFQKSFRKTFPFLYRHKVRDSSMASRTANAEIKFVAAEEGNSNVAN; encoded by the exons CTCCGAGGCGAACTTCTCGCGGGGGATCCGCGACTACGACGGGGGGAAGCAACGTTGGGATGTGGCGACGGAGGAGGAGGGCGAGCAGCACCCCTTCCTCACCGACGCCTGGCTGGTACCCCTCTTCTTCTCCCTCATCATGCTGGTGGGCCTGGTAGGCAACTCTGTGGTGATCTACGTCATCTCCAAGCACAGGCAGATGAGGACGGCCACCAACTTTTACATAG CAAACCTGGCCGCCACTGACATCATCTTCCTGGTGTGTTGCGTCCCCTTCACGGCCACCCTCTACCCTTTGCCCGGCTGGATCTTTGGCAACTTCATGTGCAAATTTGTGGCCTTCCTGCAGCAG GTGACCGTCCAAGCCACCTGCATCACTCTGACTGCAATGAGCGGTGACCGCTGTTACATAACGGTGTACCCCCTGAAATCCCTCCGCCACCGCACGCCCAGGATGGCCATGATTGTCAGCGTCTGCATTTGGATTG GCTCTGTTATCCTGTCCACACCGATCCTCATGTACCAGCGCATCGAGGAGGGGTACTGGTATGGTCCTAGGCAGTACTGCATGGAGAGGTTCCCATCCAAGACTCACGAGAGGGCCTTCATCCTTTACCAGTTCATCGCCGCCTACTTGCTGCCCGTCCTCACCATTTCCTTTTGCTATAGTCTGATGGTAAAGAGGGTTGGCCGACCTACAGTGGAGCCGGGAGACAACAACTACCAG GTCAACCTCCTGTCTGAGAGAACCATCAGCATCAGAAGCAAGGTTTCCAAGATGGTGGTGATGATCGTCCTGCTCTTTGCCCTGTGCTGGGGTCCCATCCAGATCTTTGTCCTCTTCCAGTCTTTTTACCCTGACTTCCGGGCCACGTACGCCACATACAAGATCAAGACGTGGGCCAACTGCATGTCCTACGCCAACTCCTCCGTCAACCCCATCGTTTACGGCTTTATGGGCGCCAGCTTTCAGAAGTCCTTCCGGAAGACCTTCCCTTTCCTGTACAGGCACAAGGTCAGGGACAGCAGCATGGCCTCGAGGACGGCCAACGCTGAGATCAAGTTTGTCGCGGCAGAGGAAGGCAACAGCAATGTTGCGAACTGA